The DNA sequence GATGCCGTTTCTGCTACAATTAGAACTTTCACAATTTTGCCAAAGTCAAGGAGTCCACTTGTCTTACCAATAGACACAAACATGCCCTCAGTGTACTTTGTGCCATGTATAGAAACACTGGAAGCAAGAGATACAGATTCCACATCTTTATATTTTAACTTAATAGCTTGTTTAATTGTCTTATCCAAAATGTCTGGAGAAACGAGAGACACATTCACAACTTCCAAAGGGGGCTTAAAAAGGCTGGGCATGTCCAAGAAGTAAGCCAGCATGAGTTGGTGTCTTGTGGCTAATGTGAgcaaaatgtttttttataaTTGTTCGCATCACGGACAACCTTTTTGAAAAAACTATGCTTAGCTTCAAAACGGATAGTCCAACAGTCAACCAAAGGTCCAAAGCAACGGATGAGGTAAGGATAATGTTCCAAAAAATGATGTTTTTGTCTTAAACGAAAATCAGGAAACACATCCTGCAGCAACTGCCTATGGACTGAGATTTTATATTCCAAATAGCACAGCGACTCAGTTGTGTACACAGACGAGGACAAAAGTTCTACAATATATTTCAACTCAAGAAGTACTCTCCACGTGTTATTATTATCTGGGACTAGTTCACCAATCATCAAGGGCAACAGCCTTAAAAGAGTCCAATTCTCATGTCCGTTTCCACCAATTGTTCCATTAACTCAAAAAGTCTGAGTTACTCTTTGGGGTCGGTTAGTCTTATCTGAGAATGAGTATGGGAAGTGTTGAATTGTACTATTTAACTTGTCTAATGTGAAGTATTTATTAGAAATCAACTTGCCCAGACACAAACTAAGTTGGACAGGCACAATTCCCTCTAAAAGGTCGTGAAGAAAGTCAGGTGGGAACCCTGTAGTTGAGTGAAAGTAGCTCAACCTGTTTAAAACACAGTCCCTTTTTacaccatctacacacagtataGTTTTATTTTCTTTAAGCTCCAAAACATTGGCTTCGTGGGACAATTTTGTCCTAAGCGGGACTGACCCACTTCTTAATTCAGTTGTCTGAATATCCTTACGGCTGACCAAACAAAATCTACAAAATTTGTCGACATTAAAGGATTCCTGAAAACCAGCAAGTGAATGGGCCCCCAAGTTATCAGCAGAGACAAAGAGTACGGTTCCCCTAACGCTGGATAAACACTCCGTGATTTTCAAGTATTTGACAATACCTTTGGGTGTGTCCCAGTACACAAACGAGTCCACCAATGACCAGCCTTTGCGGTAGTAGGCTGCGGTCAGCTCCAGCCAATCGGCCTCCAGCGCGCTGACCACCTGACCCTTCCTGGACACGCGCATGGACAGCGCCCCCTGGTGGTACTGACATGACAGAGCGTCCAGCGGAGCACAGCCTGGTGCCCATGAGTGAAAGAACACCAGCAACCTCAGGTctgcgagagagagatggaggggggagggagggagaggggagggaaagggaaagggggggagggagggagggggaagagggagggagggagggagagggaagagggcgGGAGgtagggggaagaggagggaggtagggagagaggagggggaagagggggaggagggagggggaagagggggagggagggagggggaagaggggagggaggagggggaagaggggagagggagggggaaggagggtgagagggaggagggagagggggtaggagatggggaagagggagggaagggaaggagaaagggaggaggggaagagagagggaaggagggggagggagggagaggggagggagggggaaggagagagagagagggagggatggagaggggaggggaaagtgggagggaggaaggggggaaggagagagggagagagagagggagggagggagggcaaagagggaggaagggggaggagagagggagagagggggaagagggagggaggggaagagggaggggggaaggagaggggaggaaggagagaggggggaaggagagagggagggggaaggagaagggagggagggggaagagggaggaagagggagggaaggagggggaagagggagggaggtgggaagaggagggaggtacgaagagggagggagggagggatggggaagagagggagagagggaaaagaggagagagggaaggagggggtagagggaaggagggggtagagggaggagggagaggggagggaggaagaggacgggagggagggagatagggagggagggagggggagggaggggaagaggagggagggagggggaagagggagggggaaggagagagggggaagaggagagagggggaagagggagggagggaggagggaggaggagggagggagggagggagggagggagggagggaggagggagggaggaggggagggaagagaaggagggagggggaagaggggagggagggggaagagagggagagagggggaaggagagagagagagagagagagagagagagggggagagagagagagagagagagagagaggggggagagagaggggggagagagaggagggagagagagagagagagggggagagagagagagagagggggagagagagggggagagagagagagagagagaggggagagagagggagggagggagggagggagggagggggagagaggagggagggggagagagggagggggagagggagggagagagagagagagagggagggagggagggaggagggagggagggaggagggaggagggggagagagagagggagagagggggaggggagagagaggagggagggaggtggggaggggggagagagggagggaggaggtggggagttgggagaggggagggagggaggggggaggagagaggagggagggaggggggaggagaggagggagggaggtggggaggagagagggggaggagagagggagggaggggggagggaggggggagggggagagagggagggagggggaggaggggggggagagagggagggaggggggaggaggagggaggggggaggagagagggaggaggggggggggggaggggagagggagagaggaggagggggaggagagagaggagggagggggggaggagagagggagggaggggggaggagagagggagggaggggggaggagagagaggaggagagggggaggagagagggagggaggggggaaggagagggagggagggggaagagggagggaggggggaagagggagggagggggaaggaggggagggagggagagggaaggagggagggagggagagggaaggagggggaaggagggaagggaaggaggggaagagggagagaggaggaaaggagagagagagagggagggagaggggaggagagaggggagggaggggaaagagggatggaggaaggtagaaggagagagggagggagggggaaggagagaggagagggagggggaaggagagagggagggagggaggggaaggagagagggagggaggaggggaaggagagggagggggaaggagagagggagggagggagagagagggagggaggaggggaaggagagagggagggggaaagtgagagggagggggaaggagagagggagggagggagggggaagagggagagagggaaggagggggaagagggagagagggaaggagggggaagagggagaaagggaaggagggggaagagggagggaaggagggggaagagggagggaaggagagggggaggagggagggagaggggaagaggtggTAGAGAGTCAGATGAATCTGCCAGTTCAAGCCATCACGGAGGAGAACAAGAACAAAGGCACAGAGACAACAGACATTGGCAGTCTATGAGGTTATGTGAACTCAACTCGCTCTACTTAGGACAAGGACGTGTCAGTCTGTATGGTTGTCTCTGTGGTGAGGAGTTGTGCCCAGCTTGGTGGATGAGGGTTACCTGACTGATGTGCAGAGGCCTCTCCTACCCCAGGGCCATCAGTCAGTGTCATCCACACAACACAGAGTTCAACTGAACTACACTGacagactgggggagagggggatgagtagaGTGTTAAAGGGAGAAACATATCCAGGACTCCACAGTGTGGCTGGGATGTGTTCAGCATTTTGAGGTTGTGTGACGTTAAGAGGAGATAGCAGATATAGCCCACATGTCAACATTGTTAAGGTGAGGAGACAgatgagaagaagagaggagagaagagaagtagTCTCGCGTTGCCATCCTTCCAAGTCGTGAGAAAATGGAAGCCTGGGAGCTGAGgcaagaaaataaaataaaagaacagaagagaaggcaggagaagagaagagaaggcaggagaagagaagagaaggcaggagaagagaagaggaggcaggagaagagaagaggaggcaggagaagagaagagaaggcaggagaagagaagagaaggcaggagaagagaagagaaggcaggagaagagaagagaaggcaggagaagagaaggcaggagaagagaagagaaggcaggagaagagaagacaggagaacagaagagaaggcaggagaagagaagagaaggcaggagaagagaagagaaggcagGAGAAGAGAAGACGAGACACGGGACGAAAAGAGACAAGAAAACTAGTATCTCACCAGGGCTGTAGGTAGGGCTGTGATCCTCCAGTTCTCCTTCTCCAGGAGGGGTACCTGGAGGGGTGCGTGGAGGGGATCGATAGCCTCTCCTGGGGCTAGGCACCCTGCTGTTACTGCCCCCTCCTCCAGCCTGCTGGAGCACTGAGCCCACAAACCTCACTCCCCCCCGGGCACTACTGTTCACCCTGTCGATGAGTGCTCTAACAGTGTCCCCCGTCAGGGACTCCCCTGGGATAGGCCACTCCTCAACCCTCAGCACAGGAACACTGTGACACATGGACACCACCTGCTTactaggagacagagagaggagaggagagaacagaagaaaacagaaggagagaacagaacagagacacAGACGTTCACAGTCATTATACTGCCGGTTCAAACTGGTAATCACAAACTGCATACAGGTCATTCATTCATAATTTATGTGTTTTGACTGTCAGCTACTCTGAGACTGTAAAGCCATGTCTAATCTGTATGCATTAGCTTGGTAAATGGTCTCATGCTACTGAGCCCTGTCCAGCCGGAGAGTTCATACTTGATTTGTTTTTGTCAGTGTTTGCAGACAGAACTCATAAATCATTAATTGGCCATGCATGAGATGGCTACTACTTTCTAAACATAAAGGATAAAAAACCATACTAAataggtagtgtatatatactgtagtaTATGTATATTCAAATAAAAGACCCTTACattttaataatattaataatatttaaTATTACAGGTTTGACAATAACACAGGAGGCACCATGTGTGAGATTATGCGACCCTATTGGCCCTGAGAGAGCTGTTGTTGTCAGGGTACATTTCTACCCAATGGCAACCCCTGCAGCTGAGAGCCCCACAAAACATACTCTCCAGGAGTCTCCCCCTAACCCCTCCCCCTTAACTAGCAGTCTGACCTTCCACTGAAGTTCCATTAAATATGCAGCTACATCATCTATCATTAATCTATTTACCAGGTTGGATGGGTTAAGGCTGGGTGGCTTGTTCCAATGCTGAGCTCAGATTAAGGGATGGTGGGGGGGTTATGGGTTGTTGTGACGGCCCCTGGCCTAGGCACAGATCTAAGTTAAgttttgtgttttacctccctaaTGGTTCAAACTGATTCTAGATCGGGCCAATTCTACCGGGAGCggctgtctgtgtgtatgtgtacgtgcCTCCAGGCATGCATGCTAGTGTGTCTGGTACCTGGGTCGTGGGCGGGCCAGGATGGCTCGGTAGAGCAGGCTGAAGGGCAGGGAACGCGTGCGTCCAACAGAGAGAATgatgggatgcagggtggtgaGGATGTAGCCCTGGGTGTAGTAGGGCTGGAGGGCCTGGGACAGCTCACACAGAGTGGACACATACTGCACCGTGGGGCGACTAcctggaggggggaggagaggagaggagaggagaggagaggagagggagaggagagaggaagacaagtggcaaggagaggaggggagatgagacgtggagaggggaggggaggatgagTAAAAAGaacagagggaaaggagaggagtaAATAAGGAAGacgaaagagagaaggagaaagaggaacAGAGTGAGTCAATAAAATCCCTAGCAACAGAAACTCCTGCATAAAGAATAGAGGAAGGAGGAGTAGAGGCTAGCAGCATGACATCTTTCTTCCTCCGTCTGTAGTCTAACCCCAGAGGAGAAGTCTCAGTCCTGAACTGACAACCAATCAGATCTCCTCTGCCTGTCTGTAGTATAATCTCTTTAGCAGAACCTTTCTGTTCCCTAGTTATTCCCAGAGGAGATAAGAGGGCAAATGCTGAGGTATTCACACAGAGAGAAAGTGGAGTGCAGAAGACCAGTCTGGAGACTCTGGACTGTCCCATAAGCAGACAGTTTAATGTAGCAGACAGAcactcttatgcagagcgacttagTCATTAAATAATGCTGCCAGTCTCACACTTCAACAGCACATCACTTCACAAACTCTTCTCATGGTGTACAGCTAACGGTTCCAAAATAAGACACATTTCCAGGTCCTCCTCTTGCTATACTGATCAGACAGATGTCTGTTCCTCCAGTGGTTTCCCTTCCACCACCACTAACCCTGACAACCCTAACCCAGGGCAGGCCCTGATGAGAGGGACACCACCATAGAACCACCACCACCAGTAACCCTGACAACCCTAACCCAGGGCAGGCCCTGATGAGAGCGACACCACCATAGAACCACCACCACCAGTAACCCTGACAACCCTAACCCATTGGTTACATAGATATTCTAGGGGTGTTGCAATAAATTAGGACTGAAGTCATGTGTTGCTGGGGTTGTTTTTTTTGTTTCGGTTGGTTTGCAATGTTGTGGGGTTGTTgcagggcggcagg is a window from the Coregonus clupeaformis isolate EN_2021a chromosome 23, ASM2061545v1, whole genome shotgun sequence genome containing:
- the LOC121537052 gene encoding raftlin-2-like, whose product is MGCGLRKLEDPEDSSPGKIYSTLKRPQVEIKTDTVYEYVLLDFSLEGSRPTVQYVSTLCELSQALQPYYTQGYILTTLHPIILSVGRTRSLPFSLLYRAILARPRPSKQVVSMCHSVPVLRVEEWPIPGESLTGDTVRALIDRVNSSARGGVRFVGSVLQQAGGGGSNSRVPSPRRGYRSPPRTPPGTPPGEGELEDHSPTYSPDLRLLVFFHSWAPGCAPLDALSCQYHQGALSMRVSRKGQVVSALEADWLELTAAYYRKGWSLVDSFVYWDTPKGEPVPRSLEGLFVYEERSTAPPANDTIVVEQWTVIEGSDVKTDYGPLLHTLAEFGWLLTCVLPTPIIRHDSDGNLATKQVVFLQRPVKTSSVPQRNQAGSMQRDVTTRSVSRGVGGPRTPPTEELSPTAGGIGGFPVFGGGYPSALSHLEEGGFEQDDGAAEVTCM